GCCAGTTGGGAGGTCTTGGTACCGCAGCTGCCATGGAAACACTGGACTCACCCTCAAATTGGAGGAAACGTAAATAACTGCGTAACGAGCTCAACAGTACGCCAACACTTGATGACTTCAGGTTGATAGCTTCTTCGGCAACGTGCTTTATCAGAGATTCGGGGGTTATATATGCTGAATCTATCACGCCAGCCCCAAACAACTTCAAAAGGAAAGTGCGAACAAAACGTTGTCGATAAACCCTTGTCGATTTGGCGAATCCGCATACATCCCGCAAAAAATTATCAAAATGGCGTAACCTGCACTCAATAGCAGAAGAGCAGTTGAAGTCGATCTCCTGCAGGCGTTTTTGTCCCTGCATCAATAATAATTGATTAAGTGCTGCCCTAACGGTTTTTAAGTGTTTAAATGCAGGTGGAGAACAGTGGCATACAGGCAGATGTTCCTGGAGAAAAAAGGTAACGTTTACTCTGTCAATCGTTTGGGCTTGCGGTGATTTCTTGTTTTGCCAACAAATAAAGTGCATTAAAGCAGCTTGATACGCATACCGCGTTCCATCGCTATGCCCGCGTTTTTTTAAATGATCAGAAAAATTACTGATGATGACGTCGTTGCTTGGCCTATCACCGGTAAGGCTACTTTGAATATTTTGGGGATAATATTCTGACATGAGTACTCTCCTTCTGAAAAATTAAAAGGTGTACTCAAATTTTATGCGGAGTTTAAAAAAAGGGAAAGTCCTCTGATGTTCAACAAATTATAGGTATGCTTTCGTGTATAGTAACGAACTCAGCATAATCCACAACTATGCATAATTCCGTTTATGCATAGCTCTGCATAAACGGAAGAACTGGCTGTTCTCCTGCACGCCCGATGGTGTCCGGGCCAGCGCGGCTATTTACAGCCTGATCGAAACCGCCAAGGCCAATAAACTGGAACCCTACTGGCACCTCAAACACCTGTTCGAGAATCTCCCGGAAGCCATGTCCGAGGAAGATTTTCAATCGCTGCTCCCGCAACAGATTGATAAAGATCAAATCGCTGTTCCAACATCGTGAATAGTACAGGAAATCTGGCTCTATGAGAAGGTGGGGTTTATTGACTGCTTACACCCCTTTTAGGATTATGGCATGGTTTTCATCTGACTGGGTCCCTGTGCCGAAGACCCTCTGCCCCGTGATCTGAAGAAAAATTTGACCTGGACACGGTTTTTAAATTAAGATACGGGCAAACAATAAAGGGATGTTTGATGCTGGCATATAAAATATTTGTTTTGCGGCGATAACGGGAATATGGATCTGTTCTGGGCACATATTTCCGGACCCCAGGCCCATCCGGCAATGGTGGTGCTGCCCTATGCCATTCTGCCGGCAGTGGGGTTTCCCGTCGTCCCGTTTCTGGTTCTCCTGGGATTAAGATTCGGATCTGTGGGGGGCATTGCGATCATGCTGGCGGTGATGCCGTTTCACCTTACCTTTTCATTCTGGTTCACCCGGGCCGTTGCCGGCCGGTGGATACAGACCCTGGCAGAGAAATTCAACATATCCATCCCCCAACTGCCGGAAAACCGGCGCCTGGGATTCGGATTTTTATTC
Above is a window of Desulfotignum balticum DSM 7044 DNA encoding:
- a CDS encoding tyrosine-type recombinase/integrase, producing the protein MSEYYPQNIQSSLTGDRPSNDVIISNFSDHLKKRGHSDGTRYAYQAALMHFICWQNKKSPQAQTIDRVNVTFFLQEHLPVCHCSPPAFKHLKTVRAALNQLLLMQGQKRLQEIDFNCSSAIECRLRHFDNFLRDVCGFAKSTRVYRQRFVRTFLLKLFGAGVIDSAYITPESLIKHVAEEAINLKSSSVGVLLSSLRSYLRFLQFEGESSVSMAAAVPRPPNWLLTTLPPCLSTTELERFLDAFDISTSIGKRDYAMAHCLVDLGLRCHEVAAMKLDDINWYTGFVELPHTKNHRKAQIPLPEITGNAIVNYLRNARPATTSRSLFVFHRAPMGRGVAKTTVRGAIRRDFSRADLPWTGTHILRHYVESDIMGNRTVRI